One Lycium barbarum isolate Lr01 chromosome 5, ASM1917538v2, whole genome shotgun sequence genomic window carries:
- the LOC132640281 gene encoding zinc finger BED domain-containing protein RICESLEEPER 2-like has product MEDDDHSTPKASLEVNEPEDEELEQKKPRQLKSNVWIYFKKTGRDKDGVERAICRGCKDPYRVGSTPGPKGKNYGTSHLKRHLIRCKKLKYHSLGQMFMDKQGKIQSRKIDQLVSREMLAEAIIKHDLPYSFVEYDGIRAWENYASPKLIMPSRNTSVVDVQKVYFKEKEKLRQVLAKIPNRVCLTSDCWTAGTSEGYLCLTASYVDDNWKLVSKILNFCRMIPPHTGVELAATIYDCLKEWGIDKKVFSITLDNATNNDSMQNILKGHLSLQQSLLCDGEYFHVRCSAHILNLIVQEGLKAANDALFRVRESVKYVKGSDARMRKFEQCVKQVGINTNLGLRLDVATRWNSTYLMLESALQYEKAFSSLQLVDRNYTHCPTSDHWRRAEKICEFLEPFHEITNLISGSSYPTSNLYFMQVWKIECMLMEKAQNLDGVIKEMASRMSKKFDKYWSKYSVVLAFGAILDPRFKLQLLRYCYSKVDDASAQEKVETMKKQIVQAL; this is encoded by the coding sequence ATGGAGGATGATGATCATAGTACACCTAAAGCTAGTTTAGAGGTGAATGAACCTGAAGATGAAGAACTTGAACAGAAAAAACCGAGGCAGTTAAAATCGAATGTTTGGATTTATTTCAAGAAGACTGGTAGAGATaaagatggagtggaaagggcaATATGTAGAGGTTGTAAAGATCCATATCGGGTTGGTTCTACTCCAGGACCCAAAGGTAAGAACTATGGAACATCACATTTAAAACGTCATTTAATTAGATGTAAAAAACTGAAATACCACAGTTTGGGTCAAATGTTTATGGATAAACAAGGTAAAATACAGTCTAGAAAAATAGACCAATTGGTTTCACGTGAAATGCTTGCTGAAGCTATCATTAAGCATGATTTGCCGTATTCTTTTGTTGAATATGATGGAATTAGAGCTTGGGAAAATTATGCAAGTCCAAAATTAATAATGCCATCTAGGAACACTTCTGTTGTGGATGTCCAAAAAGTGTATTTCAAAGAGAAGGAAAAGTTAAGACAAGTCTTAGCTAAGATTCCGAATCGAGTTTGCTTAACTTCTGATTGCTGGACAGCAGGTACTTCTGAGGGGTATCTTTGTTTAACTGCTTCATATGTTGATGACAATTGGAAGTTAGTTAGTAAGATTTTGAATTTTTGTCGTATGATTCCTCCTCACACGGGAGTAGAATTGGCTGCAACTATATATGATTGTTTGAAAGAGTGGGGCATTGATAAGAAGGTGTTCTCTATCACTTTGGATAATGCGACTAATAATGATAGCATGCAAAATATTTTAAAAGGGCATCTTAGTTTGCAACAGAGTTTATTATGTGATGGTGAGTACTTTCATGTGCGTTGTTCTGCCCATATTCTGAATTTAATTGTTCAAGAGGGTTTGAAAGCAGCTAATGATGCTTTGTTTAGAGTTAGAGAAAGTGTGAAGTACGTCAAAGGATCAGATGCTAGAATGAGAAAGTTTGAGCAATGTGTTAAGCAAGTGGGAATTAATACAAATTTGGGTTTACGTTTAGACGTGGCTACCAGATGGAACTCAACATACTTGATGCTTGAGAGTGCACTACAGTATGAAAAAGCTTTTTCCAGTCTACAGTTGGTTGATAGAAATTACACTCATTGTCCTACATCTGATCATTGGAGAAGGGCAGAAAAAATATGTGAATTCTTGGAACCTTTTCATGAAATAACCAACTTGATTTCTGGTTCAAGTTATCCGACCTCCAACTTGTACTTTATGCAAGTTTGGAAAATTGAATGCATGCTGATGGAGAAGGCACAGAATCTAGATGGAGTTATTAAGGAAATGGCTTCAAGAATGTCCAAGAAGTTTGATAAATATTGGAGTAAATATAGTGTAGTGCTTGCCTTTGGAGCAATCCTTGATCCTCGCTTCAAGTTGCAACTTTTAAGGTATTGCTACTCTAAGGTAGATGATGCTTCTGCACAAGAGAAGGTTGAAACTATGAAAAAACAAATTGTACAAGCTCTATGA
- the LOC132640282 gene encoding S-adenosyl-L-methionine:benzoic acid/salicylic acid carboxyl methyltransferase 3-like encodes MGDHKKRSKLGEGEMEVAKFFHMNGGTGVASYAKNSLLQQKVILMTKGINDEAITALYRNLSPETICVADLGCSSGPNSFLPVSQLIKTINEECKNNCQQSPEFHIFLNDLPGNDFNTIFRLLPAFHEDLNKQNMGQDGLDPPKCFVTGVAGSFYSRLFPSKSLHFVHSSYSLHWLSQVPDGIENNKENIYAATTSPPSAHKAYYEQYERDFVTFLKYRSEELVKGGRIVLTLMGKENEDRFSKGCRYLVEPLSMALKELVAEGSVEEEKVNSFNIPGYCPSPEEVMYVVEKEGSFTINCLETSELHLDASGESMAQCMRAVAEPLLVSHFGDGNGLMDDVFHKYREIYVNCMTKEDAMVTSVIVSLTKIN; translated from the exons ATGGGTGATCACAAAAAAAGATCCAAGCTAGGAGAGGGAGAGATGGAAGTAGCGAAATTTTTCCACATGAATGGAGGAACTGGAGTCGCTAGCTATGCAAAAAATTCTCTCCTTCAG CAAAAGGTGATCCTCATGACAAAGGGAATAAATGATGAAGCTATAACTGCTCTGTACCGCAACCTTTCACCAGAAACCATATGCGTTGCAGACTTAGGTTGTTCCTCTGGACCTAACTCTTTCTTGCCAGTCTCCCAACTCATTAAAACTATTAATGAAGAATGCAAAAACAATTGTCAACAGTCGCCGGAGTTTCATATTTTCTTGAATGATCTTCCTGGCAATGATTTCAATACCATTTTCCGGTTGTTGCCCGCATTCCACGAAGATTTGAACAAACAAAATATGGGACAAGATGGACTTGATCCACCAAAATGTTTTGTGACAGGAGTTGCTGGTTCATTTTATTCTAGACTTTTTCCTTCCAAAAGTCTACATTTTGTCCACTCTTCTTACAGTCTCCACTGGCTTTCTCAG GTGCCTGATGGAATAGAGAATAACAAAGAGAATATTTACGCAGCAACTACAAGCCCACCAAGCGCTCATAAAGCATATTATGAGCAATATGAAAGAGATTTTGTAACTTTTCTCAAGTATCGCTCAGAGGAATTGGTGAAAGGTGGACGTATAGTATTGACCTTGATGGGCAAAGAAAATGAAGATCGCTTTAGCAAAGGGTGTCGCTACCTGGTGGAACCTTTGTCCATGGCCCTCAAAGAGCTGGTTGCAGAG GGCTCAGTAGAAGAAGAGAAAGTGAATTCATTCAACATTCCTGGATACTGTCCATCTCCTGAAGAAGTGATGTATGTAGTTGAGAAGGAAGGATCTTTCACCATTAATTGCTTGGAAACTTCAGAACTCCATTTAGATGCTTCTGGTGAAAGTATGGCCCAATGTATGAGAGCTGTTGCTGAACCTTTACTTGTCAGTCATTTTGGTGATGGTAATGGTTTGATGGATGATGTGTTCCACAAGTATAGAGAGATCTATGTTAACTGCATGACAAAAGAAGATGCTATGGTCACAAGTGTCATTGTCTCCTTGACCAAAATAAATTAG
- the LOC132642242 gene encoding S-adenosyl-L-methionine:benzoic acid/salicylic acid carboxyl methyltransferase 1-like produces MEVAKVLHMNGGTGDDSYAKHSLLQQKVILMAKPLTDEAIYALYSSLSPETICIADLGCSSGPNTFLPVSQLIKTIYEECKNKGQQSPEFHVFLNDLPGNDFNTIFRFFLPTFHEDLKKQNVGGDGFDPPNCFVTGVVGSFYTRLFPFKSLHFVYSSYGIQWLSQGSTEEEKVDSFNIPLYCPSPAEVMCVIEKEGSFTINLLETSELHLDDSRESMAQCVRAFVEPLLVSHFGDGNGLMDDVFHKCKEIYVNCMTKEDAMVTSVIVSLTKIN; encoded by the exons ATGGAAGTTGCTAAAGTTCTTCACATGAATGGAGGAACCGGAGACGATAGCTATGCAAAACATTCTCTGCTTCAG CAAAAGGTGATCCTGATGGCAAAGCCACTAACAGATGAAGCTATATATGCTCTCTACAGTAGTCTTTCACCAGAAACCATATGCATTGCAGACTTAGGTTGTTCCTCTGGACCTAACACTTTCTTGCCAGTCTCCCAACTCATTAAAACAATTTATGAAGAATGCAAAAACAAGGGCCAACAATCGCCAGAATTTCACGTTTTCTTGAATGATCTTCCTGGCAATGATTTTAATACCATTTTTCGATTTTTTCTGCCGACATTCCACGAAGATCTGAAGAAACAGAATGTGGGAGGAGATGGATTTGATCCTCCTAACTGCTTTGTGACAGGAGTTGTTGGTTCATTCTATACTAGACTTTTTCCTTTCAAAAGTCTGCATTTTGTCTACTCCTCTTACGGTATCCAATGGCTTTCTCAG GGCTCAACTGAAGAAGAGAAAGTGGATTCATTCAACATTCCTCTATACTGTCCATCTCCTGCAGAAGTGATGTGTGTAATTGAGAAGGAGGGATCTTTCACCATTAATCTCTTGGAAACTTCAGAGCTCCATTTAGATGATTCTCGTGAAAGTATGGCACAGTGTGTGAGAGCTTTTGTTGAACCTTTACTTGTCAGTCATTTTGGTGATGGTAATGGTTTGATGGATGATGTGTTCCACAAGTGTAAAGAGATCTATGTCAACTGCATGACAAAAGAAGATGCTATGGTCACAAGTGTCATTGTCTCCTTGACCAAAATAAATTAG